Genomic window (Arachis hypogaea cultivar Tifrunner chromosome 13, arahy.Tifrunner.gnm2.J5K5, whole genome shotgun sequence):
TTCTCTAATCTTGTGAAAGGTGTGGCAGGTGAGCAAGCTATCAGACCCGGCTTGATGGCACTTCCCAGCAACTCGGTCTACGTGAAGTGTGTCAGCCACCTTCTCCAAACCGCCATAGAGGCCATTGCAGAACCTCATCACATGCTTCACATCGTAAGTATTTCCCCCAAGCAGCTCTTTCACAAGCTCTAAGAACTCCTCCAAGCGCGTCGGAAGAACACGCTACATCAGAATCTTCACCAAATATCCAATATCATAAGCACCATGGAATGTGACCCATGTCAGTGCTTTGTTGAACAGCAGCCCGGATGCTGCTGCCAACTTCGCAAAATGCACCGAAGAAACTCCAGCCACTGCATTGCGTGCAAAGTCGATGCCCTGGCTGCGTAGGAGTGCCACAGAGTCCTTTGCGTGAATGTCACGCATGAGGTTGAAGTCTCGGAAATTGAACTGCTAGATGTAGTGAGTTCTGTTGTTGGTTCCTAGGTCAGGGAGGTTGCCGTGCTCATCGGAGAGAGTGAGTCCAAGCTGGATGATTTTGAGCGCGTCCACATTGGCCTTCATGACTTGGTAAGTTTCCTCTGGAACAAGACTCCGGTAGTTCTTGTTGCGGGGCTGGATTACTACGCCGGGGAATTCAGTGTCAATAGAGACAAATCTATATTTGTCAATCAGGCTGCTTATGATTCGGAACTCGGAATCAGCGTTGGCAGCCCACACTTGCCTGATCACAACCGAACTGTTGGGACTGGGCTCTAGAAGTGGCAGCCGTTCCACAAACCTTGGCTGAGCGGCGCCATAAAAGGGCggaaaaccaacaaccatgggcGGTGGGATAAGAAAAACTCTAGGTGGTTGTTGAAGTTGTtctcgttcatcatggatcctcgtCATTGTTGTATATATGGTCGTCATACTCTATATTACTGAACCCTGGAAAGCAACTCTGTTAACTTCTTAGAAACTGAGAAAAAGATAGAACAAAAGTATGATTGTTGATCACttaagaagaatagaagaggaaACCAAGATTTTATAAACTAACCGTTTGTTCGACAATATAATAAGCACCAAGAAGATAATATAGAGATGGCTAAGACCTTTTGTTGGACAATACAGTATGAAAGAAGCAAGGAGAGCTACGAGGATTACCAAATCTGGAAGACTTTATATCATTGAAGTTTCTTTTAAAGAAGCAGAAGTTCCAAGAATAAGGAGTCAGGTTCGTTAAAactttaaaagaaacaaaaaaaggtAAGTAGAAGCTGTCAAGTTATAGTCGTGAATTTTAGAATGCACGTTATAACACTAAGACACTAAATTCCTAGTAAATTTAGGATTTTCACTTACATATTATtgcaaaattgattttaaaattaaaatattttttgtttgaaataaaGAATATATCACATAATATCTTCACATATATCATCTAGAAATAGTTTTGATTATATGATTATTTCCTTATTTAACTAGGAATAGGGTTTTACCGTTATTGTAcaattatatgaaaaaattatattattgagtGACTCGTTCTTTTTAAACAAATGTAATAACTCGTGTCATGCACATGATAAaactgaaattataattttaaattattctattaaaattaatttgaattgtaataatttaattaataaataaataatatgatgtGCATTAttcgtatttttttaaatataatattaaatgtatTAACTCGAATATAGCTATTAAgtgtataaaaattatgtttgaattatgaattctctaaataaaattattccgtttaaaatatttaaattatgatttcaatcgtaaattacaattatgatttaaaaaaatttttgatataatattatatttttttcttcattttactATTAATATGTTGATATTGCAAGTCTAAAATACAGTATTTTACTTAATCTTGactgaaaaagaaaatagttacgTATTTCTAtcgtttaatttatttaatacacaATGTGCTAACACTaacgatattttaaaaaaatatatattgataaaaatagatataatataattacaaatataacataaataaataaaatatataaataaatgcgaaACCAATATGTTTACTAAtgtctttgttaaattttataaattagagaataaattatgTATTCGGTTGCTTGGTGATCACATAGATGATCAAGTAATTGATTGTAAATTGATCTCATCGTGtacatcttattttttttctcatttttgaatGAAAGCGAGAATTAAGGGagtaaatagtaatatataaagaaaaaaaatttgcaccACAACACATGATTATAACCTAAAgaaatattcatattaaaattttacatactgCAAATCATGAAAATCAATCACAATGTACTGGTcacttctctctatttttttaccATGATatgagtttttcttttctagtcaaGAATCTAATAACATCTAAgtgaacaaaaaaattgaattaaaagtacTAAATTAAGGACAAATGAGTGAATAATATTTCGAacgtgtataaaataaaaagaatttacttatttattttatattcaacgataaaactaacaatagtatattaataaaaggatatacctttaaaaaagtcacaatacaatttcaaataatttcataaataaattattaaaatttttgtcatcgataaaatgatgctattatacaattttttggcaaaacttaaaatcaaaaggaagaTAATTTTGTGTgcgttaatataaattaattacgtACCAAATAGTAGAATCGTTCATTTGTTTGTTTCAATATATCAGCATGAGCaagcaaattaaaatgattatccaGAATTTTACGATCATCGACCAAATGTACTATACCTGACTCCAtcttaaaagatattttgcacgTGTGTACAGTCAGAAGATACATTCCGCTTGATTTTTCAATctcaaaatttgagaagacatagaCTTTTCTTTCTACCAATTCATTCTCaaatatttttctcaaataattcttgattgaacAATTAATTTTATCGTattgcaaaataaattaaatataaaagctattagcatttataaagctattaaaaagaattgtctttgacttgattgaataatgaattttatcgtattgcaaaataaattaaatataaaagctattagcatttacaaagctattaaaaagaattgtctTTGACTTGTGAAATGgtgtacttataaaattaacttaaaatatgaactacaaatatttataagaatttaattttgatacactgacagtgtaaagtagttttacacgtgtatctaattacgtaataacacatcaataaaaataaatacatttcaCATTGACCGCGTGCATGGTCATCTAAAAGAACGGATGTGATTGCACGACTATGTAAAACACTTTAcactgtcagtgcatcaaaattaaactctatttataaattaaacttagcattacttgaaaaaatttagtaaatgaATCAATTAATCTTATCATCTATTAGAACTATTTCTATGTAAACCGTCTTACTCTTGTCAAACTTGAATGGAACTTTTCATAACCTTATAAtccttgtctttatttttcatattttctcttCGTATAATCTACTATAGGTGATACTATTAATAGGATTGTAGTCAATAGTCATTAGgtatggaaaaaaaataaaataaagactatgtgaaaattataaattttttaaataataaacatgaaagaaaatttgttgcttattatatatactaataatatattaataattttaaaaatttactaataatagtaatagtttaaagataattttactatagttataataaatttagttattactctgaataaataaaataaataatatatttgaaaactaaagaaaaaaagattAGCGGTAATTATGTTTAGAATGTTCCcatgttttttttcattttttttacttgcTATTCTTTCACTGCAATGTTAGATAAAagaaactctaatttaaaatataataataaatatgtcatgtgatgaaaaaattacaaattatatatatatatatatatatatattgctatatAGGGAGTTAATGCACAAAGATATGTTATCGTAATAAAATATTAcactatgaataattatatttgtcaaataaatttatttataccctatatctattatattattttatgtaaaattaaaatctactcttctaatttaatattatatatatttacttcTTACATTGtctaaaattaaattagaattatgTCTAAAGGCTTAACATGGTAACAGaatataattaatatctaatattttaataattaaaaacctaaaataagttaatagataataataattaatacctaaaattttaataaataaatacccaaaataagttaattaaataacaacaattaatacctaaattattaaaaaataatttttaataaatgtgaggaataaaaataaaaaaattaataaataatattagtgtttaaatgaaagagttgataaagaataataattataagtaaaaatagtatttttattttgaaaaaaaaaatacataagaaattGTTTAATAATCCGTGCCATGTACATGATAATAAATTGTTCAATAATTCATACTATGCACGTGATAagtttgaaattataattttaaatgattttattaaaattaatttaaattgtagtaattgtgtttattttttcttaatctagtgttaTATGTATCAACTCTAATATAGTTATTAatcatttttgttaatatatttttttcctctaaatttatgatttaaaataacaattataaatattaataattaaacaaattattatattataattatttacgttttattctcaaaattgaaaacatactattttttatttaataattttttatttatactaccGGTATATATTAATCGattagtcaataatttttttattcgtatgatatatttatttattttatttaaataattttaaatattttttatttaagtacACATATATTaagtcacatatattaattattttttgatttttttattataaataatttttttagtctacaataattatactaattttgtTATTCCATTAATACCATCATATGCGTAATAATATTCATAAATCATACTaatttccatatatatatatatatatattagaatatatttattgttttatagttaataattttttttatttttagaatatatttattgttttaaataattctaaaaacttctttatatttttatatatatatatatatatatatatatatatatatatatatattagaatatatttattattttatagttaataattttttttatttttagaatatatttattgttttaaataattctaaaaacttctttatatttatatatatatatatatatatatatatatatatatatatatatatatatatattgtatgtaaatatatttaaatcgtatatattaattattttttttttcataatttttttttttaatctataatcattcaataatttttttattctttattattaatcgtatgtgtaatttttataaattacaataatttctttatttatctatacatatttattaattttattaaataattctaaatatttgtttatatatatatatatatatatataaatttaagtcatatatgctaattattttttatatatatatgattatttttttattctacaatcgagtaataattttttattttttatatccatgCATATTCCCCAATTTCTTTTCATATGTAtgattaacaaattttttttaaatggtgatattttaatttttttctttcacgtatttttatatattagtaAGAAAGCAAAACCACGTATTGtgactctttttcctttttcacgccttaatcttaattaatcaatcTTGTGGTCAAAACAGATGTTAGTTAAtcttaattaaacttttaatcattctaatttattgatgaattacatttctcttaataattgcattactaatctgaaatataaaaaaaaaggtgatacatatataaaaaaagaaaacaaacttaaaaaaaatcatattaaaaagtttaaaaataacatatccataaagaataatcataatatataaattgagaccacaatttaaatttttctaacactaatttaatcaactaccaatattagaactaaattatttaaataatatttaatctattctaatcCTTAGATACATATAGATTAGAGCCATTTTCGTAACAACCAACCGAAATAACATCATAAGATTGAATACTTAGAATCGGTACAAATTCAGACTATCTTCTTGTTAAAATTGTCAAATTAAATTTACTTTTATTATCTTTAATGGCATTGCATTAATGCACTAAAAGACCGGTAGTTTCTGAAAAAAatacaatatgttataaaattattcttaatacaaaaagcttaagagaaaaaaatttaaatatagtaccAATCTTTGAATTGCATCTTCAAATTTGGtacgaattttttaaaattgaacttaaattgagaaaattcgaTCTCATTATATGCTTCACTTCGAATATTTTTGGACAAACGTAGAAAACGTAGAGGGGATGTGACTTGAACTTGACCTACAATGCTCCTTAGAAACAATTGTCCAATCAAAAAAGAATAACAGATTAGAAAAAAAATGCTTTGATTCTTAGATTTAGACTCACTAACCACAAAGAAACACTATATATAGCCTTTaatagtacaaaaataattatagaaattaattattgcaatatcaatttaccactacgaacgttagtatcatatttataacaattagaattataaatttatgtttaacttttatataattataattaagatattttttaaatcagtataattatacattattcattaaatgctaattgtattataattctaataaagatattttttaaaataaatttagaagagagaatagcgcctttattttgaaaagaaaataaattcatgagaaattggcaccttactttcattagttggaggaaaatccaattttagtatattaagtagattattttatataattataataaagatatttttctaaattggtataatcgtgcattattcattaaatgctaattttaatataattataataaagatatttttctaaaaataattttagaaaagagaAGAGTGCTTTAGTTACATGAAAAtagtactttctaaaaataaagatatgttcctaaattagtataattatgtattattcattaaatattaattataatataattataataaatatattttttataaaataatttaaaatagagaatAGAAAAGTTCATTTTAGAGGGAAAACGGAGTTATAAGAGATCGATACGTCACCTTCATTAGTTGGGagaaaatccaattttaatatattaagtagattaagtagatatataaataaacatattACTGTTTCATCATCTTGTCCAAAGTTTGTTCTTCATATTATTGGTCAGGCAAAGGATGATGCCAAGAGAAGTGCCCTTCAGTGCACTCCAGGGGTTCTAAAGGTCTTGTTATCATTTTCACTCTGCCATCCTTTTTCAATCTGATGGAAGAGGCTCTTGTAACCCccctccccccctttttttttcttctctctaaaAAGGACTCCAAAGTCAAGTCTAGTGCCTAATAATGGTTCAGAAAATAACTTCAGTTTGGTAAGATAGAATTTACTTTCAAGAAAATGCAACATGGAAGATGAATCAGAGATTAGTGCCTAATACTTCCTGATATTTTTATACCCTCAATGTGTTGTATATTTAGTCACTATCAACATAATAACTACTTAAGCAAGTGCAATAGTTGGATTATACTTGATCAGCAGTGGATCCATGTACTATATATTAGTACAAGAGAATCCAAAACACAAAAAGGAAACAAatacatgcatgcatacatactAACATACACATGTATAAAAAGACTCCTTTTCAAATCAGAACAATGATCCTGACATCACACAGCATCGAGGACATTACCAGAAGCATTCATGAGAAGTTCCTCACACAGCATAATCAGCAATGAAGCCTGAAATATCATCTTCATCAAAATCTGCATTACATAAAAAATGAATAACTCTAACTACTTATAAAAGACCACCATTAAGAACAACTTTGTAGAGCAAAACACAACTCCCTAGATAAACAAAAGTATAGAGCCAGAACTCAACTCATTCTTTCCGCTTGGAAACAGATTTCTAATGTCTTAATTTATTTTGGCTCAAACCCTATTTGGTGTTTACAATTTAACTCATAATTGGAATTGAGCTTCTGAATCCAAATACTTGAAATGCCTATTAGAAATGGTGTGCCTTTCTCTAAAAACATGCTTCCTTTGGTCAATCCATCAATCTAGTTGCCTACATGGATAATATTGCCATTACATGTAATGATTGTAAAGGCCAAAAGAGATAGAAAGTAAACAATAGAACTAGAAGAGCTAAGGTAGGAATGAATTAGTGTGAAATCACCCCTTCCCCAGTTATAGAATTATACTGGAAATGCAGGAAATTATAGAGCAGAAAAACACTATGCAGGAAATTACATGTATAAGCAGAACATCTTTAAGACAGACAACAAAAGCAGAGAAAAGAACAAGTTATTAATGAAGTGGAGTTTTCAGATTCCATAAATGTCTGAGAGAGGGAAAAACCTCTTAAAAATCATGAGTTTTACACCAAATAGAGGCCAAATACACCAATTAGTGGCACAGATAGCACACTACTGCAAAGATTTTGCTTCCTTCCTCCTCCCAAAACCAACTTACCTAGTCAACAAGAACTGCTCCACAGATCTAGAACACCCAACACATAAATATATAGAATTAGCCATAAAACAAATATTCAACTGATTCTAAACTAATACTTATATTTAATATTTCCATTTCACAATGCATGGCACGCAATCCCAAATCAAATGAAGAAGGATCTCTTGTAAAAAGGATCAGCATAGTCTCTACATTAAAATAAAGCAAATCATGAATGTCCCACATCGTACTGCTAAAAACCAGCGCTGTATATTCAAATATATGTTACTGTTATCTGAAAAAAAGGCCACTTTGTAACTGAAGTGTTATAAAACAATTGTCATATCCAAAAAATAACCAGTTGATACTACTTTGTAATTCACAGACAAAATGTTATTACATGAAAAATCTAATGTATGATAATTTCTTTCAACTTAAGAGTATTAAGCTTTTGCAATTTCCAACCCAAAAAATACATTAACGTATTCCCTAAACCCATCATCATTAGCCAAAAAATAAGATTCTCTAATCTTGTGAAAGGTGTGGCAGGTGAGCAAGCTATCAGACCCGGCCTGATGGCACTTCCCAGCAACTTGGTCTACGTGAAGTGTGTCAGCCACCTTTTCCAAACCGCCATAGAGGCCATTGCAGAACCTCATCACATGCTTCACATcgtaagtatttcccccaaacagCTCTTTCACAAGCTCCAAGAACTCCTCCAAGCGCGTCGGAAGAACACCCCACGTCAGAATCTTCACCAAATATCCAATATCATAAGCACCATGGAATGTGACCCATGTCAGTGCTTTGTTGAACAGCAGCCCGGATGCTGCTGCCAACTTCGCAAAATGCACCGAAGAAACTCCAGCCACTGCATTGCGTGCAAAGTCGATGCCCTGGCTGCGTAGGAGTGCCACAGAGTCTTTTGCGTGAATGTCACGCATGAGGTTGAAGTCTCGGAAATTGAACTGCCAGATGTAGTGAGTTCTGTTGTTGGTTCCTAGGTCAGGGAGGTTGCCGTGCTCATCGGAGAGAGTGAGTCCAAGCTGGATGATTTTGAGTGCGTCCACATTGGCCTTCATGACTTGGTAAGTTTCCTCTGGAACAAGACTCCGGTAGCTCTTGTTGCGGGGCCGGATTACTACGCCGGGGAATTCAGTGTCAATAGAGACAAATCGATATTTGTCAATAAGGCTGCTTATGATTCGGAACTCGGAATCAGCGTTGGCAGCCCACACTTGCCTGATCACAACGGAACTGTTGGGACTGGGCTCTAGAAGTGGCAGCCGTTCCACAAACCTTGGCTGAGCGGCGCCATAAAAGGGCggaaaaccaacaaccatgggcGGTGGGATAAGAAAAACTCTAGGTGGTTGTTGAAGTTGTcctcgttcatcatggatcctcgtCATTGTTGTATATATGGTCGTCATACTCTATATTACTGAACCCTGGAAAGCAACTCTGTTAACTTCTTAGAAACTGAGAAAAAAGATAGAACAAAAGTATGATTGTTGATCACttaagaagaatagaagaggaaACCAAGATTTTATAAACTAACCGTTTGTTGGACAATATAATAAGCACCAAGAAGATAATATAGAGATGGCTAAGACCTTTTGTTGGACAATACAGTATGAAAGAAGCAAGGAGAGCTACGAGGATTACCAAATCTGAAAGACTTTATATCATTGAAGTTTCTTTTAAAGAAGCAGAAGTTCCAAGAATAAGGGGTCAGGTTCcgttaaaacttaaaagaaacaaaaaaaggtAAGTAGAAGCTGTCAAGTTATAGTCGTGAATTTTAGAATGCACGTTATAACACTAAGACACTAAATTTCTAGTAAATTTAGGATTTTCACTTACATATTATtgcaaaattgattttaaaattaaaatattttttgtttgaaataaaGAATATATCACATAATATCTTCACAGTATCTTTTCAATATATAATAGAGTGTCAGTATCTTTAGAATACAGAAGAGTATCAAATATCATCTAGAAATAGTTTTGATTATATGATTATTTCCTTATTTAACTAGGAATAGGGTTTTACCGtacaattatattaaaaaattacattattgAGTGACTCGTTCTTTTTAAATATATGAATAAACAGATTACTATTTCATCATCATCTTGTCCAAAGTTTGTTCTTCATATTATGGTCAGGCAAAGGATGATGCCAAGAGAAGTGCTTCAGTGCACTCCAGGGGTTCTAAAGGTATTGT
Coding sequences:
- the LOC112732811 gene encoding probable CCR4-associated factor 1 homolog 11, whose product is MTRIHDERGQLQQPPRVFLIPPPMVVGFPPFYGAAQPRFVERLPLLEPSPNSSVVIRQVWAANADSEFRIISSLIDKYRFVSIDTEFPGVVIRPRNKSYRSLVPEETYQVMKANVDALKIIQLGLTLSDEHGNLPDLGTNNRTHYIWQFNFRDFNLMRDIHAKDSVALLRSQGIDFARNAVAGVSSVHFAKLAAASGLLFNKALTWVTFHGAYDIGYLVKILTWGVLPTRLEEFLELVKELFGGNTYDVKHVMRFCNGLYGGLEKVADTLHVDQVAGKCHQAGSDSLLTCHTFHKIRESYFLANDDGFREYVNVFFGLEIAKA